A DNA window from Luteolibacter luteus contains the following coding sequences:
- a CDS encoding beta strand repeat-containing protein — MKIPVNPTLSARRGALTLAASISVLLSGHSALAATFIWDPLQNTLGSDGEGPWDNTTANWAVDGVDVVFPTSAQTSLTVALVTGVNTLTVASVEGLAVGQVLSSDRFPVGTTITGITDNVVTLDAVSTNTLAIGSVIHFSFNNDALIGSFAETAGTITVAGNQSVDSLDLNDAGNGTYTLTGGGITIASRNGSTGALRVNSDVAISSPLSWKNLVFQSEVRTLTLSGGSIPGAVNGSFNGSVSGSSGSAAQTATLSVTDGLYTTAGSGNTINIGDQSLESGGFKFSGGTLATGGSFQVANDRTAYAEVTGTAILNSSGQITVGRNNNSNIGKLVINGGTVNSTATSAPDVQVQIGRANGVGVLDVRSGVFNVIGNGVAGNSGGIMVINSNGTNAGASGTVNLTGGTTTVKELRFNGSNRSSGAVGVENSTNGTATLNMTGGSLYVGGTVQLDGSGAVTTGGIVNRGTGTSAYAINLSGGTVGADANWSSSLNMTLGTTNGNVTFKSGNAADLPFDITLSGSLSGTGGITKTGAGILTLSGTNSQEGDIVVSAGTLVLGTSNSNNQSAKVTIAETGATLQLDFSGTDTVADLVIGSNPPLADGVYGAVGSPSPIIGLSQITGIGTLTVGAAPPSGGYSSWATANGIPGEPASGDFDSDGLTNLVEYALGTSPTASSQPPGTFSAGVVTFVKGADALANNDVTFEIQESSDLGVSDPWSTVVTEGPTDDTPDISYTLPIGQQKVFTRLKITQVP; from the coding sequence ATGAAAATCCCCGTGAACCCGACCCTCTCTGCCCGCCGCGGCGCCCTAACCCTCGCCGCCTCGATCTCCGTCCTTCTTTCCGGTCACTCCGCTTTGGCCGCCACGTTTATCTGGGATCCTCTCCAGAACACCCTCGGTAGCGATGGTGAGGGTCCTTGGGACAATACCACGGCAAATTGGGCCGTGGACGGGGTCGATGTTGTGTTTCCCACCTCTGCTCAGACTTCGCTTACCGTGGCGCTCGTCACCGGAGTGAACACCCTCACCGTGGCGAGCGTCGAGGGCCTGGCGGTTGGGCAAGTGCTTTCTTCCGACCGCTTCCCTGTCGGGACCACGATCACCGGTATCACGGACAATGTCGTCACCTTGGACGCCGTTTCCACCAACACGCTCGCGATCGGGAGCGTGATTCATTTCTCCTTCAATAACGACGCGCTGATCGGCAGCTTTGCCGAAACCGCCGGGACCATCACCGTTGCGGGCAACCAGTCGGTGGACAGCCTCGATCTCAATGATGCAGGCAATGGCACCTATACCTTGACCGGCGGAGGCATCACGATCGCCAGTCGGAATGGCAGCACGGGTGCCTTGAGGGTCAATTCGGATGTCGCCATCAGCAGCCCGCTTTCCTGGAAGAACCTCGTGTTCCAGTCCGAGGTCAGGACCCTGACGCTCAGCGGCGGCAGCATCCCCGGCGCTGTAAACGGCTCCTTCAACGGCTCTGTGTCGGGTTCCTCGGGCTCCGCCGCCCAAACCGCGACCCTTTCAGTGACCGATGGTCTCTACACCACGGCGGGCTCGGGAAATACGATCAACATCGGTGACCAATCCTTGGAGAGCGGAGGGTTCAAGTTCTCCGGTGGAACTTTGGCGACCGGTGGTAGCTTTCAGGTCGCCAATGACCGCACCGCGTATGCTGAAGTGACTGGCACCGCGATTCTCAATAGCTCCGGACAGATCACTGTCGGCCGCAACAACAATAGCAATATCGGCAAGCTTGTTATCAATGGCGGAACGGTCAATTCGACGGCGACCAGCGCGCCGGATGTTCAAGTGCAAATCGGACGCGCAAACGGTGTCGGCGTCTTGGATGTCCGAAGTGGGGTCTTCAACGTGATCGGCAATGGTGTGGCCGGAAACTCCGGTGGCATCATGGTCATCAACTCCAACGGAACCAACGCCGGCGCGAGCGGCACGGTGAATCTCACTGGCGGAACCACGACGGTCAAAGAGCTGCGATTCAACGGAAGCAACAGAAGCTCCGGTGCGGTAGGGGTTGAAAATTCAACGAATGGAACCGCCACGCTCAACATGACCGGAGGTTCCCTCTATGTCGGTGGCACTGTCCAATTGGACGGCAGCGGAGCGGTTACCACAGGCGGCATTGTCAATCGTGGCACCGGCACTTCCGCTTATGCCATCAACCTTTCCGGAGGCACCGTGGGAGCTGATGCCAACTGGAGCTCCAGCCTGAACATGACGCTGGGCACGACCAATGGAAACGTCACCTTCAAGTCGGGCAATGCAGCGGACCTGCCCTTCGATATCACCCTTAGCGGAAGCCTTTCCGGCACGGGTGGGATCACGAAGACCGGTGCGGGCATCCTGACCCTCTCCGGCACGAATTCCCAGGAAGGCGACATCGTGGTGAGCGCCGGAACGCTGGTCCTCGGAACCAGCAATTCGAACAACCAATCCGCCAAGGTCACGATCGCTGAAACCGGAGCGACCCTTCAACTCGACTTCTCGGGCACGGACACGGTGGCCGACCTTGTCATCGGTAGCAATCCGCCTCTGGCCGACGGAGTTTACGGAGCCGTCGGATCGCCATCGCCGATCATCGGCCTCAGCCAGATCACGGGCATCGGTACTCTTACGGTTGGTGCCGCGCCTCCTTCGGGTGGTTACTCCTCATGGGCCACTGCCAATGGGATCCCGGGCGAACCGGCCTCCGGTGACTTTGACAGCGATGGGCTGACCAATCTCGTCGAGTATGCCTTGGGCACTAGCCCGACGGCTTCCAGCCAGCCTCCAGGCACCTTCTCGGCTGGCGTGGTTACCTTTGTGAAGGGGGCTGACGCCCTTGCGAACAACGACGTGACCTTTGAGATCCAAGAGTCCAGCGACCTCGGAGTCTCCGATCCTTGGAGCACCGTTGTAACCGAAGGTCCCACGGACGACACGCCCGACATTTCCTACACGCTGCCGATTGGCCAGCAGAAGGTGTTCACCCGTCTCAAGATTACCCAGGTGCCCTAA